One Lachnospiraceae bacterium C1.1 genomic region harbors:
- the hemW gene encoding radical SAM family heme chaperone HemW: MRPLAIYVHIPFCEQKCKYCDFLSAQATDEKKYKYVNALLHEIMHTDGSHHIVTSVFIGGGTPSCVQSFYIVKIMSALRRRFKFADDVEITMEVNPGTVRKSSLADYKLAGVNRLSIGLQSTFDDELRKLGRIHDYKIFLNTYGIVRAAGFDNVNIDLMSSLPKQTVEKMQISLERVVGLHPEHISVYSLIVEEGTPFAKMEAEGKLELPDENTEIEIDEMTRKYLSDHGYMRYEISNFSKPGFECRHNLVYWNRGEYMGFGIGAASLMGHTRFSNTRNIKQYIASNGMAGVKTQILSDKDEMEEFMFLGLRKVEGVSEVDFKNYFGQEMKDVYGKILEKQQSEGMIEHLKDRWAFSEKGMDVSNTLMAEYLF, encoded by the coding sequence TTGAGGCCTTTGGCCATATACGTCCATATCCCGTTCTGTGAGCAGAAGTGCAAATATTGCGATTTTCTTTCGGCACAGGCCACAGACGAGAAAAAATATAAATATGTGAACGCTCTTCTGCATGAGATAATGCACACTGACGGTTCTCATCACATCGTTACCTCTGTCTTTATAGGCGGGGGTACGCCGTCGTGTGTGCAGTCTTTTTACATTGTCAAGATCATGAGTGCTCTCAGGCGCCGTTTCAAATTTGCGGATGATGTAGAGATCACCATGGAAGTCAATCCCGGGACCGTGCGGAAGTCATCGCTTGCAGACTATAAACTGGCGGGGGTGAATCGCCTGAGTATAGGCCTGCAGTCTACTTTTGATGATGAGTTGAGAAAACTCGGGCGAATTCATGATTACAAAATCTTCTTAAATACTTATGGGATAGTCAGGGCAGCGGGGTTTGATAATGTCAATATCGACTTAATGTCGTCACTTCCAAAACAAACTGTCGAGAAGATGCAGATAAGCCTTGAAAGAGTTGTGGGTCTGCATCCGGAGCACATTTCGGTTTATTCACTTATAGTTGAAGAGGGAACACCTTTTGCCAAGATGGAGGCAGAGGGAAAATTAGAGCTTCCCGATGAAAATACAGAAATTGAAATAGATGAAATGACCAGAAAATATCTTTCTGATCATGGTTATATGAGATATGAGATCTCAAATTTTTCGAAACCCGGTTTCGAATGCAGGCATAACCTTGTCTACTGGAACAGGGGAGAGTATATGGGATTCGGTATCGGAGCGGCATCGTTAATGGGACACACTCGTTTTTCCAATACGAGAAATATCAAACAATATATTGCTTCCAATGGAATGGCCGGTGTTAAAACCCAGATACTTTCAGATAAAGATGAAATGGAAGAATTCATGTTTTTAGGCTTAAGAAAAGTTGAAGGTGTAAGTGAGGTTGATTTCAAAAACTATTTCGGTCAGGAAATGAAGGATGTATATGGAAAAATACTAGAGAAACAGCAGTCTGAGGGAATGATAGAACATCTCAAGGACAGATGGGCATTTTCTGAAAAAGGAATGGACGTTTCGAATACACTTATGGCAGAGTATTTGTTTTAG
- the lepA gene encoding translation elongation factor 4, with amino-acid sequence MNIAQDHIRNFCIIAHIDHGKSTLADRILEKTGLLTEREMQDQILDNMDLERERGITIKSQAVRTIYKAKNGEEYCLNLIDTPGHVDFNYEVSRSLAACDGAILVVDAAQGIEAQTLANVYLALDHDLDVFPVLNKIDLPSAEPDRVAAEIEDIIGLDCEDAPRISAKQGVGIDEVLEALVEKIPAPTGDSSAPLKCLIFDSLYDSYRGVIVFVRVMDGTVKKGTPIKFMATDRTDEVVEVGYFGAGKFIPCDELTAGMVGYITASIKDLKETRVGDTVTNSENPCAEALPGYRKVNPMVYCGIYPQDTAKYPDLRDALEKLQLNDASLSFEPETSAALGFGFRCGFLGLLHLDIITERLEREYGLELVTTAPGVVYKVYKTDGTEFDLTNPANLPDPSEIEHMEEPMVSAEIMVSTDYLGAIIGLCQERRGIQTGMDYIETTRVMLKYDLPLNEIIYDFFDALKSRSRGYASFDYELKGYEKSDLVKLDILINKEYVDALSFIVFKDSAYERGKKMCEKLKGEIPRHMFEVPIQAAVNGKVIARETVRAYRKDVLAKCYGGDISRKKKLLEKQKEGKKKMRQIGSVEVPKSAFLSVLKLDEQ; translated from the coding sequence ATGAACATAGCACAGGATCATATCAGAAATTTCTGTATCATAGCACACATAGATCACGGAAAATCGACACTCGCAGACAGAATACTTGAGAAAACCGGACTTTTGACGGAAAGGGAAATGCAGGATCAGATCCTCGACAATATGGATCTCGAAAGAGAAAGAGGGATCACCATTAAGTCGCAGGCGGTCAGAACCATTTACAAGGCAAAAAATGGCGAAGAATACTGTCTGAATCTTATCGATACTCCCGGTCATGTGGATTTTAACTATGAAGTAAGCAGAAGCCTTGCGGCCTGTGACGGAGCAATACTTGTAGTAGATGCAGCTCAGGGAATAGAGGCACAGACACTTGCAAATGTATATCTGGCACTTGATCATGATCTTGATGTATTTCCGGTGCTCAATAAGATAGACCTCCCTTCGGCTGAGCCGGACAGGGTGGCTGCCGAGATAGAGGATATCATAGGGCTTGACTGCGAAGATGCACCAAGGATATCGGCAAAGCAGGGCGTAGGCATAGACGAAGTGCTCGAGGCTCTGGTGGAGAAGATACCGGCTCCTACGGGAGATAGCAGTGCACCGCTTAAATGCCTTATCTTTGACTCACTTTACGATTCCTACAGAGGCGTTATAGTTTTCGTAAGAGTCATGGACGGTACAGTTAAAAAGGGAACACCTATCAAATTCATGGCTACCGACAGAACCGATGAGGTCGTGGAGGTAGGTTATTTCGGAGCAGGAAAATTCATTCCCTGTGATGAGCTCACAGCAGGAATGGTAGGCTATATAACCGCAAGTATCAAAGACCTTAAGGAAACCAGAGTCGGTGATACAGTTACAAACAGCGAAAATCCCTGTGCAGAGGCACTTCCTGGATATCGTAAGGTAAACCCGATGGTATATTGCGGAATCTATCCGCAGGATACGGCTAAATATCCGGATCTAAGGGATGCTCTCGAAAAACTTCAGCTCAATGATGCTTCATTAAGCTTTGAACCCGAAACTTCGGCGGCTCTTGGATTTGGATTCAGATGCGGATTTCTGGGACTTCTGCATTTAGATATAATTACAGAAAGACTCGAAAGAGAATATGGTCTTGAACTTGTAACTACCGCACCGGGCGTTGTTTACAAGGTGTATAAGACAGATGGAACGGAATTTGATCTTACAAATCCTGCGAACCTTCCGGATCCTTCGGAAATAGAGCACATGGAAGAGCCTATGGTTTCAGCGGAGATCATGGTCTCTACGGATTATCTCGGAGCCATTATCGGTCTTTGCCAGGAACGACGCGGAATCCAGACAGGCATGGATTATATTGAGACGACCAGAGTAATGCTCAAATATGATCTGCCGTTAAATGAGATAATATATGACTTCTTTGATGCGCTTAAGAGCCGTTCGAGAGGTTATGCTTCATTTGATTATGAGCTTAAGGGATATGAGAAGTCAGATCTCGTAAAGCTTGATATACTTATAAACAAAGAGTATGTTGATGCGCTTTCATTCATCGTATTCAAGGACAGTGCTTATGAACGCGGCAAGAAAATGTGTGAGAAGCTTAAGGGTGAGATACCTAGACATATGTTTGAGGTTCCCATACAGGCTGCGGTCAACGGCAAAGTCATAGCAAGGGAGACAGTAAGGGCTTACCGTAAGGATGTTCTTGCAAAGTGCTATGGCGGAGATATTTCAAGAAAGAAAAAGCTACTCGAAAAACAGAAGGAAGGAAAAAAGAAGATGCGTCAGATAGGTTCCGTCGAGGTACCTAAATCGGCCTTCTTAAGTGTTCTTAAACTGGATGAACAGTAA
- the rpsT gene encoding 30S ribosomal protein S20, protein MANIKSAKKRIITSAKRADRNKSVRTGVKNATKKVYAAIATGNKEEAAAALTSAISTIEKAGSKGVYHKCNASRKVSRLTKAVNKMA, encoded by the coding sequence TTGGCTAACATTAAATCAGCAAAGAAGAGAATAATCACAAGCGCAAAGAGAGCAGACAGAAACAAGTCTGTAAGAACAGGCGTAAAGAACGCTACAAAGAAGGTTTACGCTGCAATCGCAACTGGTAATAAGGAAGAAGCAGCAGCAGCTCTTACATCAGCTATCTCAACAATTGAGAAGGCTGGCTCAAAAGGCGTTTATCACAAATGCAACGCTTCAAGAAAAGTTTCACGTCTTACCAAGGCTGTAAACAAAATGGCTTAA
- a CDS encoding acyltransferase family protein — translation MDNIKAMLIILVVVGHLLELFLKSGNVKTIYKIIYSFHMPLFIFISGYFARFNLKKIFTGIIVPYIVFQTIYILYVNYILTPVRNVKFTYAQPYWLMWYMMAMAVWSIALPLISYGGKKLQISLFIISLVVSIAVGYVHEIGMKYTLSRIFVYFPFFILGHHFSGLMKDEEKREKLKAFYHDHKMLISMTSAAAFGAAMGLIIGYTKKVSYVWFYECAPYTVSHEPAEVRIAHFLVAVICIIYFYLLIPNIKFNFMSKLGAKTKGVYLLHGFVILALKDMVGLI, via the coding sequence ATGGATAATATAAAGGCGATGCTCATAATCCTTGTGGTTGTCGGGCATCTCCTTGAGCTTTTCTTAAAAAGCGGAAATGTGAAAACGATCTATAAGATTATATATTCATTTCACATGCCGCTTTTTATATTTATATCCGGTTATTTTGCCAGATTTAACTTAAAGAAAATATTTACGGGGATCATAGTTCCCTATATTGTTTTCCAGACCATATATATTTTATATGTAAATTATATACTGACACCCGTAAGGAATGTGAAATTTACCTATGCCCAGCCCTACTGGCTCATGTGGTATATGATGGCAATGGCGGTATGGAGTATTGCTCTTCCTTTGATATCGTACGGAGGAAAAAAGCTTCAGATAAGTCTTTTTATAATATCGCTGGTGGTCAGCATAGCAGTAGGTTATGTGCATGAGATAGGTATGAAATATACACTTTCAAGGATTTTTGTATATTTTCCTTTCTTTATATTAGGACATCATTTTTCGGGCTTGATGAAGGATGAAGAGAAAAGAGAAAAATTAAAGGCTTTTTACCATGATCATAAAATGCTCATTTCGATGACATCTGCTGCGGCATTTGGGGCTGCAATGGGTCTTATCATAGGCTATACAAAAAAGGTCTCTTATGTCTGGTTCTATGAATGCGCACCTTATACGGTATCACATGAACCGGCAGAAGTCAGGATAGCGCATTTTCTTGTAGCAGTTATATGTATCATATATTTTTATCTTCTCATACCGAATATAAAATTTAATTTCATGTCAAAATTAGGCGCAAAGACAAAGGGCGTTTATCTTTTACACGGCTTTGTAATACTGGCGCTTAAGGACATGGTGGGACTTATATAG
- the mgtE gene encoding magnesium transporter: MNIEEVQEFLDEKKYHELREKLGELNEADIAALLEELPADLQVRVFRLLPKDMAADVFAFLPTDVEQEIITSLTDNEAVNIINNMMSDDAADLMEEMPASVVKKLLSNASPDVRRDVNHLLKFPEDSAGSIMTVEFVDLKENLTVADAIARIRRTGIDKETINTCYVLDKRRRLIGIVALRTLILSRPEDLIGDVMEENVISVETLTDQEDVARVISKYDFISVPVVDSEKRLVGIVTVDDIVDIIQEEATEDIQKMAAIVPSDLPYTKMGPLDLWRKRVGWLLLLMISATFTGRIITSYENALGAYIILAAYIPMLMDTGGNTGSQSSTMIIRALSLREIEFKDIFRVVGKEFCTALICGVTLAAANFVKLLVVDRLDPIVALVVVLTMIMAVITANVVGCSLPMIAKRLGFDPAVMASPMLTTIIDAVTLTIYFQFATHILHIG; the protein is encoded by the coding sequence ATGAATATAGAAGAAGTACAGGAGTTTCTCGATGAGAAGAAGTACCATGAACTGAGAGAGAAACTCGGGGAATTGAACGAAGCAGATATTGCTGCACTTTTAGAAGAGCTCCCGGCAGATCTGCAGGTAAGAGTATTCAGACTGCTGCCAAAGGATATGGCTGCAGATGTATTTGCTTTCCTGCCTACAGATGTTGAGCAGGAGATAATCACTTCACTTACAGATAATGAAGCTGTGAACATCATTAATAACATGATGTCCGATGATGCGGCAGACCTTATGGAAGAAATGCCGGCATCAGTCGTTAAAAAGCTTCTCTCAAATGCCAGCCCTGATGTAAGAAGAGATGTAAATCATCTTCTTAAATTTCCGGAGGATTCGGCAGGTTCCATAATGACGGTGGAATTTGTAGACCTTAAGGAAAATCTGACGGTTGCGGATGCTATTGCGAGAATCCGTCGTACAGGAATAGATAAAGAAACTATAAATACATGCTACGTGCTTGATAAAAGAAGACGTCTTATCGGAATCGTTGCTTTAAGAACATTGATATTATCGAGGCCTGAGGATCTGATCGGTGACGTTATGGAGGAAAATGTCATCTCCGTGGAAACGTTGACCGACCAGGAGGATGTTGCACGGGTGATTTCAAAATATGATTTTATTTCGGTTCCGGTAGTGGATTCTGAAAAAAGACTTGTTGGAATCGTAACTGTCGATGATATCGTCGATATCATCCAGGAAGAGGCTACAGAGGATATCCAGAAGATGGCAGCTATCGTGCCTTCGGATCTTCCTTATACCAAAATGGGACCTCTGGATCTTTGGAGAAAGAGAGTCGGATGGCTGCTTCTTCTCATGATCTCAGCGACATTTACGGGAAGGATCATTACGAGTTATGAGAATGCTCTTGGGGCATATATAATCCTCGCGGCATATATACCGATGCTTATGGATACCGGCGGAAATACGGGTTCACAGTCATCTACAATGATAATCCGTGCCCTCTCCTTAAGGGAGATAGAATTTAAGGATATATTCAGGGTAGTCGGAAAAGAATTCTGTACGGCTCTTATATGCGGTGTGACGCTGGCGGCAGCAAATTTCGTGAAGCTCCTTGTAGTTGACAGACTTGATCCGATAGTGGCACTGGTAGTAGTACTTACAATGATAATGGCAGTTATAACAGCTAACGTAGTTGGATGTTCTCTTCCTATGATAGCTAAAAGACTTGGATTTGATCCGGCTGTAATGGCATCACCTATGCTCACGACAATAATCGATGCAGTGACCCTTACGATATACTTCCAGTTTGCAACGCATATCCTGCATATAGGGTGA
- a CDS encoding sirohydrochlorin cobaltochelatase, whose amino-acid sequence MKKREVNRLMAIIMSSALAAFSLAGCGSQQAGTAASTAAASTEAASTETAASTEAASAENAASTETASTEAASTEAASTEAADDEENYDTGDASLDDSLNADEIGEKEILVVSFGTSYNDSRRETIGAIEKAVAEAYPDWSVRRAFTSDIIINHIKERDGQEIDDLKTALDRAVDNGVKELVVQPTHLMNGLEYTDIETTLAEYSDAFDKIVLGKQLLDTDEDYEAVISAITDATTDYDDGETAIVYMGHGTSADSNSSYAKIQEMLTADGYENYFITTVEASPTPEETLESVKKGEYKKVVLLPFMVVAGDHANNDMAGDDDDSIKSLFTKAGYEVETVIQGLGANEDIQDIYVDHIEDSMESIEE is encoded by the coding sequence ATGAAAAAGAGAGAAGTTAACAGATTAATGGCGATCATCATGTCATCTGCACTTGCAGCATTCAGTCTGGCAGGCTGCGGAAGTCAGCAGGCAGGAACAGCTGCATCGACAGCTGCTGCATCAACAGAGGCGGCATCGACAGAAACAGCTGCCTCCACAGAGGCTGCATCAGCAGAAAATGCTGCTTCAACAGAAACAGCATCAACAGAGGCTGCATCAACAGAGGCTGCATCAACCGAAGCTGCAGATGATGAGGAAAACTATGATACAGGTGATGCATCTCTTGATGACAGCCTTAACGCTGATGAGATAGGTGAGAAGGAGATTCTCGTTGTAAGTTTTGGAACGAGCTACAATGATTCAAGACGAGAGACGATCGGCGCCATCGAAAAGGCTGTTGCGGAAGCTTATCCGGACTGGAGCGTTCGCAGGGCATTTACAAGTGACATTATCATAAATCATATCAAGGAGAGAGACGGTCAGGAGATCGATGACTTAAAAACTGCACTCGATAGAGCTGTTGATAACGGCGTTAAGGAACTCGTTGTTCAGCCTACACATCTTATGAACGGCCTCGAGTATACGGACATAGAGACAACTCTTGCAGAGTATTCTGATGCTTTTGACAAGATCGTTCTCGGCAAGCAGCTCCTTGATACTGATGAGGATTATGAGGCAGTAATTTCAGCTATTACGGATGCCACAACAGATTATGATGATGGTGAGACAGCTATTGTTTACATGGGACACGGAACAAGTGCAGATTCAAACTCTTCGTATGCAAAGATCCAGGAGATGCTCACAGCAGATGGTTATGAGAATTACTTCATTACAACTGTAGAAGCTTCACCGACTCCGGAGGAGACTCTTGAGAGTGTTAAAAAGGGTGAATATAAGAAGGTAGTTCTTCTTCCCTTTATGGTAGTTGCCGGCGATCATGCAAACAACGACATGGCAGGCGATGATGATGACTCTATCAAGTCACTCTTTACAAAGGCAGGCTACGAGGTTGAGACAGTTATCCAGGGACTCGGTGCAAACGAGGATATTCAGGATATTTATGTTGATCATATCGAGGATTCGATGGAGAGTATAGAGGAATAA
- a CDS encoding ABC transporter ATP-binding protein yields MSIENIDRKSVCLKLIDLTVGYDPKKPVLKNLNLELKKGSILSIMGPNGVGKSTLLMTISKQLDAISGEIFIEGKKIGDYSGKELSRKLAVLFTGREVDRSETVFETVAKGRYPYTGWFGNLTADDESKVFEALEATDCMKLKDKPFEHLSDGQKQRTLIARAIAQETEILILDEPTGYLDLKYQIEIMDLLKRLVSEKQMSIIISIHEIYLAGEYSDKLLMLKDNGLFACDSPEKLMKSETIGELFDIDSSVCDRLNLF; encoded by the coding sequence ATGAGCATTGAAAATATCGATAGAAAATCTGTCTGCCTTAAATTAATTGATCTGACGGTTGGTTATGACCCCAAGAAACCTGTTCTTAAAAATTTGAATTTAGAACTGAAAAAGGGAAGCATACTTTCGATAATGGGGCCTAACGGAGTTGGAAAATCAACTCTCCTTATGACAATTTCAAAACAGCTTGATGCAATTTCCGGTGAAATTTTTATAGAAGGAAAAAAGATAGGGGATTATTCAGGAAAAGAGCTTTCGAGGAAGCTTGCAGTGCTTTTTACCGGACGTGAGGTTGACCGTTCGGAAACGGTATTCGAAACGGTGGCGAAGGGAAGATATCCCTACACCGGCTGGTTCGGGAATCTGACGGCCGATGATGAGTCAAAAGTTTTTGAAGCGCTTGAAGCGACTGACTGCATGAAGCTTAAGGATAAGCCTTTTGAGCATTTAAGTGACGGGCAGAAACAGAGAACGCTCATAGCGAGAGCCATTGCGCAGGAGACAGAAATCCTTATTTTGGATGAGCCGACAGGGTATCTCGATCTCAAATATCAGATAGAAATAATGGATCTCTTAAAAAGACTGGTCTCAGAAAAGCAGATGAGCATTATCATATCGATACATGAGATATATCTTGCAGGAGAGTATTCGGACAAGCTTTTAATGCTTAAAGACAACGGGCTTTTTGCCTGTGACAGTCCGGAAAAACTCATGAAAAGTGAAACAATCGGAGAATTGTTTGATATAGATTCTTCCGTTTGTGATAGATTAAACTTATTTTAA
- a CDS encoding iron ABC transporter permease yields the protein MNNKGKNILIVYVALAAAILLTFFMSLSIGSVSVDIFSKLDELGKQIIYEIRLPRAVLAAASGGALAISGYLLQTFFRNPIAGPYVLGISSGAKMTAAIMMILVTSAGHVVLSIEMIGASFAGAMLSTLVVLALSSRIRRMEVLLVAGIMMSYICSAITEFIVAFADESSIVNLHGWSQGSFSGAAFPSAAEMAVFAVFLSLIVFLLSKPIEAYRIGEVYARSMGINVRFFSLLIIVISSLLSAIVTAFAGPVSFIGIAVPFMLRKILKSSRPFHVIPALFMLGAVITMLCDLIARTATLPTELPLSTVTAIFGAPTVLVMMAGRRRGNEH from the coding sequence ATGAATAATAAAGGTAAAAATATTTTAATAGTTTATGTCGCTCTTGCGGCAGCAATCCTGCTTACATTTTTTATGTCACTTTCGATCGGAAGTGTCAGTGTTGATATTTTTTCTAAACTTGATGAACTTGGTAAGCAGATAATATATGAGATCCGTCTGCCGAGAGCGGTTCTTGCGGCTGCTTCCGGAGGAGCACTGGCAATTTCCGGATATCTGCTTCAGACTTTTTTCAGAAATCCCATAGCCGGTCCTTATGTACTCGGAATCTCGTCCGGGGCAAAAATGACGGCGGCGATAATGATGATCCTCGTGACAAGCGCAGGACATGTGGTTCTTTCGATCGAGATGATAGGGGCATCCTTTGCGGGAGCAATGCTCTCGACTTTGGTCGTACTTGCTCTTTCCTCGAGGATACGTCGCATGGAAGTGCTTTTGGTTGCAGGAATAATGATGTCGTATATCTGCAGTGCCATAACGGAATTTATAGTGGCTTTTGCAGATGAATCTTCTATAGTAAATCTTCACGGCTGGTCACAGGGGAGCTTTTCAGGAGCAGCATTTCCATCAGCAGCAGAGATGGCAGTATTTGCAGTTTTTCTATCATTAATAGTCTTTCTGCTGTCAAAACCTATAGAGGCATACAGGATAGGCGAGGTTTATGCGAGATCGATGGGCATAAATGTGAGATTTTTCAGTCTTCTGATAATAGTGATCTCAAGCCTCTTATCGGCGATTGTAACAGCTTTTGCGGGACCCGTCTCTTTCATAGGGATAGCAGTTCCTTTTATGCTGAGAAAAATACTTAAATCCTCAAGGCCTTTTCATGTGATCCCGGCACTCTTTATGCTGGGTGCGGTCATTACCATGCTCTGCGACCTGATCGCACGTACGGCGACACTTCCGACTGAGCTTCCGCTTTCAACGGTAACGGCTATATTTGGAGCACCTACGGTACTTGTGATGATGGCGGGAAGGAGACGGGGAAATGAGCATTGA
- a CDS encoding ABC transporter substrate-binding protein, which translates to MKFKILILTFLISAATLSGCSGEKKNVAESSAAASKISVLEETGSAVELRLIKEEKPEIAEGFTIYDYEGGYKKISVKEDGREYLVIPEEKEVPSVDDGVKIIRKPLKNIYLAASAAMCQFDAIGATDKISFSGIEDDEWTIQSAIDAVKSGQMEYCGNYGSPDYEYLTSEGCDLAVENLMVLHKSEVIEKLEALGIPVFIDRSSGEENPLGRTEWVKVYGVLTDKEEEAEAAFEEQKAYVDELKGLETTGKKVASFYISSQGQIVVPKSGESLPRMIEMAGGEYIFSDLKDDSARSTVKMTMEEFLATAKDADIILYDGAIMPISNINELIDKNKLLSEFKAVKEGNVWYMEASLYQNASSTGNIVKNLRLMLEDKSGGEYIEKLDE; encoded by the coding sequence ATGAAATTTAAAATTTTAATATTAACATTTCTTATTTCTGCAGCTACCTTGTCCGGATGCAGTGGAGAGAAAAAGAATGTCGCAGAAAGTTCGGCAGCAGCAAGCAAAATATCGGTTTTAGAAGAGACAGGGTCTGCTGTTGAGCTTCGATTGATAAAAGAAGAAAAACCGGAGATTGCGGAAGGTTTTACCATATATGACTATGAAGGCGGGTATAAAAAAATCTCTGTGAAAGAAGACGGACGGGAATACCTGGTCATACCGGAGGAAAAGGAAGTTCCATCTGTAGACGATGGCGTTAAGATAATTAGAAAACCTCTTAAAAATATCTATCTTGCGGCATCTGCTGCCATGTGCCAGTTTGACGCGATAGGAGCAACGGACAAAATAAGCTTTTCCGGGATAGAGGATGATGAATGGACTATTCAGTCTGCGATAGATGCAGTAAAGAGCGGACAGATGGAATATTGCGGAAATTATGGATCACCGGATTATGAATATCTGACTTCTGAGGGCTGTGACCTTGCGGTTGAGAATTTGATGGTCCTTCATAAAAGTGAGGTGATCGAAAAGCTTGAAGCATTGGGAATCCCTGTTTTTATCGACAGGTCCTCAGGTGAAGAAAATCCGCTCGGACGTACCGAATGGGTAAAGGTATACGGCGTTCTTACCGATAAAGAAGAGGAGGCCGAGGCAGCTTTTGAAGAGCAGAAGGCCTATGTTGATGAGCTTAAAGGACTTGAAACGACAGGCAAGAAAGTAGCGAGTTTTTATATTTCAAGCCAGGGGCAGATAGTGGTGCCTAAAAGCGGTGAATCGCTTCCGAGGATGATAGAAATGGCGGGCGGAGAATATATATTCTCAGACTTAAAGGATGACAGCGCCCGTTCAACTGTCAAAATGACCATGGAGGAGTTTCTTGCAACCGCAAAGGATGCGGATATTATTCTCTATGACGGAGCGATAATGCCGATCAGTAATATTAATGAACTCATAGATAAAAATAAACTTCTCTCGGAATTTAAGGCAGTAAAAGAGGGAAATGTATGGTATATGGAAGCTTCGCTCTACCAGAATGCCTCGAGTACGGGAAATATCGTAAAAAACCTGAGGCTTATGCTGGAGGACAAAAGCGGCGGAGAATACATAGAAAAATTGGATGAATAA
- a CDS encoding low molecular weight protein-tyrosine-phosphatase: MIKILFICHGNICRSVSAEYIFKQLVNEAGLGDKVYIDSAATSTEEIGNQIYPHMRRTLMEHGVPIGDHRARQVKRKEYDEFDLIIAMDEENMYFLGHILGDDPEKKIHYLMEYTDAPNSEIEDPWYSRNFEKAYQDILKGCKGLLEELF, from the coding sequence ATGATAAAAATACTATTTATCTGCCACGGCAATATCTGCCGTTCTGTAAGTGCAGAGTACATTTTTAAGCAGCTTGTTAATGAAGCCGGACTTGGCGACAAGGTTTATATCGATTCGGCGGCAACTTCTACAGAGGAGATTGGAAATCAGATCTATCCGCATATGCGGCGGACTTTGATGGAGCATGGCGTGCCGATCGGAGATCACAGGGCGCGCCAGGTGAAGAGAAAGGAATATGATGAATTTGATCTGATCATAGCGATGGATGAGGAGAATATGTATTTCCTGGGGCATATTCTTGGGGATGATCCTGAGAAGAAGATCCATTATCTCATGGAGTATACTGATGCACCTAATTCTGAAATTGAGGATCCGTGGTACAGCAGAAATTTTGAAAAGGCATATCAGGATATTCTCAAAGGATGCAAGGGTCTGCTTGAAGAATTATTTTGA
- a CDS encoding tyrosine-type recombinase/integrase, which translates to MAIRSAKIDQKAGLIWAIADKLTGPYKPHEYGDVILPLYEDLIVSCLIQRMPKITPHVCRHTFCSNMAKSGMTPKTLQYIMGHSDIGVTLNTYTHLIFDDAKEEMERLSKAQ; encoded by the coding sequence ATGGCAATAAGAAGTGCAAAGATAGATCAAAAGGCAGGCCTTATTTGGGCAATTGCAGATAAACTTACAGGACCATATAAACCGCATGAATATGGGGATGTAATCTTACCGTTATACGAAGATTTGATTGTATCTTGTTTGATACAAAGGATGCCAAAGATTACACCGCATGTGTGTAGGCATACGTTCTGTTCCAATATGGCAAAGTCAGGAATGACCCCAAAGACACTTCAGTACATTATGGGGCATTCGGATATAGGAGTTACATTGAATACCTATACACATCTTATATTTGACGATGCCAAAGAAGAGATGGAGCGATTATCAAAGGCTCAGTAA